The genomic region CGGGCCTTCGGCGAAGCGCCCGCCCCACATCTGATTGGCCACTATCTGACTGGCCACTAAATGACTGGAATGACCTGTGCGCTTAGTAATCGTCTTGCTCCTTGGCTTCGCGCCGCTGCTCGCCGCTTGCGATAGGCAAAGCAGCGAAGCCTCGCAAGAAGCCTTATCGGCTCCCGGGATGAACGGTGCACCGCCGGCTTCCCATGGCGGATCGCAGGAAATGGGCAGGGTAAGCATCGAATATCGCGGCCAGCCTGCGCCTGATCTGAGTTTTTCGGACCCGAATGGACGCTCGATATCCTTTGCAGAACTTGAAGGTCAGCCGCTGCTCGTCAATCTCTGGGCCACCTGGTGCCCGCCCTGCATCGCCGAAATGCCGACGCTGGATGCACTGGCCGCCCGTGAAGCCGGAGCGCTGAGGGTCATGACGATCAGCGAAGATCTGCAAGGCGCCGAAGTCGTTACGCCCTTCTTCGCGGAGAATGACTTTGCCGAGCTTGAGCAATGGCTGGATCCGGACAATGCGATGATGGCAGCACTGGCCCTCGACACGCTGCCTGTGACCATCCTCTATGATGCCGAAGGCCGCGAGCTGTTTCGCGTCATCGGCGGAATGGACTGGGCAGGCGAGCGCGCCGATACGCTGATTTCCGGCGCTATCGGCGAGGAATAGCCCCTAGCCGCGCAGCAATTCGTTGACGCTGGTTTTTGACCGCGTTCTTTCATCGACCCGCTTGATGATCACCGCACAATAGAGGCTGGGCGCCAATGCGCCGTCCACCGTTTCGCGATTGGGCGTCGAACCCGACACGACCACCGAATAGGCAGGCACCCGGCCGGTAAAGACCTCGCCGGTATAGCGATCGATAATCTTGGTCGAGGCGGTGATGAAGACGCCCATCCCAAGCACGCTGCCTTCTTCGACGATCACGCCTTCGACAACTTCGGAGCGCGCGCCGATAAAGCAGTTATCCTCGATGATCGTCGGATTGGCCTGGAGCGGTTCGAGCACACCGCCGATTCCGGCGCCGGCCGAGATATGGCAATGTGCACCGACCTGCGCGCAACTGCCGACCGAAGCCCAGGTGTCGACCATCGTGCCGTCGCCGACATGCGCGCCGATATTCACAAAGCTCGGCATCAGCACGACATCCTTGCCGATATGCGCGCCCTTGCGGACGATCGAACCCGGCACTGCGCGAAACCCGGCTTCACGAAACTGGTCGGCATCCCAATCGTTGAATTTCGACGGAACCTTGTCCCACCAATGCCCGCCGCCATTCGATCCCTCGATGAGCTGCATGTCATTGAGCCGGAATGAGAGGAGCACGGCTTTCTTCAGCCATTGATGGACGACCCAGCCTTCGCTGCCGGCCCTGGTCGCCACGCGTGCCTCGCCATTGTCGAGCATAGCCAGCGCTGCCTCAACCGCCTCGCGCAGTTCGCCGCCTGTATCCGGCCCAACACTTTCGCGCCGTTCCCAGCCTTTTTCGATGGTCTGTTCGAGCTGCTTGCTCATGCCGCCTCCACTAATTCGCTGAGCCACGGCGTAACCGCGGCAATTTCATAATCGATATATTCGTCATCATGCTCGTGCGATCCGCTTTCCGAGCCATTATTCACCCAGACCGTTACCATACCCATAGCTTTGGCCGGCCTTAGATTGCGCGCCATATCCTCCACAAAAAGTGCACGGTCAGGCTTAATATTGAATGTGTGACACATGGCGTCATATCCGCTGCGTTGCGGTTTGGGCACATAATCGCACGCATGGATGTCGTGAATCGCCTCAAAACTGGCGCCCAGGCCGAGCCTGTCGAGCACCCGCCGCGCATAGGGGCCATCGCCATTGGTGAACACGAATTTGCGACCCGGTAGCTCGCCGATCGCCTTCACCAGCGCGCGATCCTCGTCGATCACCTCGAGATCGATATCATGGACATAATCGAGGAAATGACCGGGTTCGACGTCATGCGCTTCCATCAAACCAGACAGCGTTGTGCCATGGCTGTGAAAGAAATGCTTCTGGATGCGCCGCGCTTCGACCCGATCCACATCGAGCAGGCCGGAAATATAGTCGCCCATCTTCACATCGATCTGGTCGAACAGCCGCGCGCTTGCCGGATAGAGCGTATTATCGAGATCGAAGATCCAGTGATCGATATGGGAAAGATGCGGCACCATGGTGCTTGCGCTCCTAATGGGCGCGCGGGATTACTGCAAAATGTTTCGCCGGGTTCTCAATGATAGATGCAGTTGCTTCCCGGTTAAGCGGCCTCGCGCTGGGCCGGCATTTCCATCTCTATCGGGAGCGAGCGATAGCCATGGAGACCCAGCCGCGGAATCCAATCGCGGTCCGCAATTGGTTGGGGAACCCGCAGGTCCGGCCAGCGACGGAACAGGCGTTCGAGCGCGATCTGTCCCTCGGCTCTCGCCAGATGCAACCCAAGGCAAAGGTGGATGCCGCCGCCAAAGCCCGCATGCCGTTGCGGCCGCTCTCGCCAGATGTCGAAGACCTCCGGATCCTCGAAAACGGCCGGATCGCTATTCGCCGAAGCGAGACAGGCCATGATACGATCGCCGCGTTTCAGCTGCGCGCCGTGAAAGTCGATATCGGCGCGCACGATCCGGGGCTTGGTCATCTGGACGGGAGAATTGTAGCGCATCAGCTCTTCGACGGCCGGGGCGGCGAGCGACCAATCAGCCTGCAGCGCGGCGAGCTGGTCCGGGTGTGCGCACAGGGTAGCGATCCCGGTGGAGACCAGATGGGTGGTCGTTTCATGGCCCGCGAAAAAGAGGATCGCGACCATGGCTACAAGCTCATCCTCGCTCATCCGGTCACCATCGGCTTCGGCATTGACGAGATCGACGAGCAAGCCTTCGCGCTCGCCATTGCGCGCAGCGGCGATTTCGCTTCGGATATAGCGGATCATGCGCCCAAGCGCCGGCATCGTCCTGAGAATTGTCCAGATGCCGACCGACCGTGTCATCTGGTCGGTCCAGTCCATGAATTGCTGTTTGTCATCGCCGCCCAGTCCCAGCATCTCGCAGATTACAAGCAGCGGCAGCGCGCGTACATAGCCATTGACGATATCGCGATTGCCCTCGGCTTCCATGCGATCGAGCAGGCCATCTGCCAGCGTCGCGATCTGCGGCCGATAGGCGGTAATGCTCCGCGCGAGGAACGGCGCGTCCACCAGCTTGCGCAATCGGCGATGGTCAGGATCGTCCATCATCAGCATATTTTCGCCAAGTAGTCTGAGGTTTTTCGGCATCCAGCGCGGCACCGTCGATTTGCCGCCGGGCACATTGCGTCCGTCCGAAGCGAAGAGATCCGCGCCCTTGAGCATATCGGTTACCGCCGCATGGCTGGTCGCGAGCCAGACCCGACCCATCAGCGGCACCTTGATCTCGATCACCGACCCCGTATCGCGCAGCGCCGCCAAGGTCGGAAAGGGGTCGCGCATGAAAGCTACGCTCTGGAGGTCAAATTTATGCGTCATGGTTCGCCTTTCGCCGGTGCTGACTAGTATAACAGTCAGTCCGTAACGGCCAAAGGTTCACCGGAATGGGGAATTTTTCGCGCCGCTAGACGGTGAAGCTTTCTCCGCACCCGCAGCTGCCGGTGGCATTGGGATTGTCGAACACGAAGCCAGCGGTGAAATCATCCTCTTTCCAGTCCATCGTCGAACCAATCAGATAGAGGACCGAAGCCGCATCGACATAGAAATCGCCGCCGGGAGTCACGATCTTCTCATCCATCGGATCGGCTTCGCTGATATAATCGACCGAATAGGCGAGGCCTGAACAACCCCGTTGCGGGGTGGATAGCTTCACGCCGATCGTGCCCTCCGGGGCCTTTGCAAGCAGATTGGCTATGCGCGTATTTGCCGAGTCAGTCAGTGTGAGTGCGGCGGGTATCTCGCGGATCGTGGTCGCCATTACAGCATCCCCAGTTCGAGTTTGGCTTCATCGGTCATCTTGCTTGGGTCCCAAGGCGGATCCCAGACGAGATTGACTTCGGCATGGCCGACACCGGGTACCGAGCCGACGCGCAGCTCGACCTCGCCGGGCATGGTTTCGGCTACCGGACAATGCGGCGTTGTCAGCGTCATCGAGACAAAGGCCTCGGCATTATCGCTCACTTCCACACCGTAGATCAGGCCAAGATCATAGATGTTCACCGGGATTTCGGGATCGTAAATTTCCTTGATCGCCGCGATGATATCGTCGCGCAGATCGCCGCTGCTCGACGGTTCTTCCTTCGGCTGCCCAGCCAGGAAACCTTCGAGATAGTCTTTCTTGCGGTTGAGCTTGGCGGCATCGCTTTCGGCTTCGTACGGAGACGGCGCCACGACAGTGGTTTTCACAGCATCAGCCCCGTCCTCGTTACCCTTGGCGTCCTCGACATGATCGACGCGCGCCTTGGCGGGCTTGTCGACGGCATCGACTTCTTCGACACTGATCTTGCGTTCTTCGTTCATACCAAGCCTCTATCCGAATATCCGGGTGACGCGTTCAATGCCCTTCACAAGGGCGGTGACATCGTCGCTGTTGTTATAGACTCCAAAACTTGCCCGGGCCGTGGCGTCGACCCCGAGATAGGCCATCAAGGGCTGCGCACAATGATGGCCAGCGCGGATTGCCACGCCCTCTTCATCCAGGATCGTACCGATATCGTGCGGGTGCACACCTTCGATACCGAAGCTGACAATACCGGCAGCATCATCGGGCCCGTAGAGCCGGACGCTGTTGATCTGGGAAAGCGCATCGCGGGTTTCCGCAACCAGCTCTGTCTCGCGCGCATGGATCGCGTCGAGACCGAGATTGGTGACATAATCGATCGCGGCATGAAGCCCGAGCGCGCCGACAATATGCGGCGTACCGGCTTCAAAGCGTTGCGGTGCAGGAGCATAAGTCGTGCCGGAAAAGCTGACCTTGTCGATCATCGATCCGCCACCTTCCCAGGGCGGCATTCCGGCGAGAATTTCGCTCCGCGCCCAGAGCGCGCCGATGCCGGTCGGGCCGTAAAGTTTATGCGCGGAAAAGACGTAAAAATCGCAATCGAGCGCCTGCACGTCGACAGACATACGCGGAACAGCCTGGCAGCCATCGATCAGCAGTTTCGCACCGACAGCATGGGCAAGCTGAGCCGCGCGCGCGACATCGAGATGCGAACCCAGAACATTGGAGACATGGGCGAGCGCGACCAGCTTGTGATGCGCAGTGAGCATATCGGCCATGGCATCAAGATCGATCCGGCCATCTTCGGTCAGCGGTGCGACATCGATCTCGGCACCAACCCGCTCGGCGAGCAGCTGCCAGGGCACGATGTTCGAATGATGCTCAAGCTCGGACAGCATGATGCGATCGCCCGGGCCGAGATTTTGATTGCCCCAGCTATGCGCGACAAGGTTGATCGCCTCGGTCGCGCCGCGGGTGAACACGATCTCGCTGTCTGACGCGGCGCCGATAAATTCACCGACCCGTCGCCGGGCGGCCTCATAGGCCAATGTCATATCGGCCGAGCGCGAATAGACACCGCGATGGACGGTCGCATATTTTTCGCCATAGCCGGAATTGATCGCATCGATCACGGCCTGTGGCTTCTGCGCCGTGGCTGCCGTATCGAGATAGCGCCAGCCATCACCGATCCCCGGGAAATCCGCGCGGATATCATGTGGCAAAGAGGCGGGCATCATGTTCACGTGATCGCCTCCAGCACGGCCAGCGCCTTGGCTTCGATGGCGTCATGGGCGGCTTCATCGTCCAGGCTGACAAAGGCATCGGCGATAAAGGCCTGAAGCATCAGCTTGCGCGCTTCAGCAGGCGGAAGACCGCGCGAGGCGAGATAAAACAGCGCTTGCTTGTCGAGCTCGCCCACCGTGGCGCCATGCGCGCATTTCACATCATCGGCGAAAATCTCAAGCTCCGGCTTGGCGTTAGCCGTCGCCGTGCGATCGAGCAGCATCGCCTTTACCGATTGCGAGGCATCGATCTTCTGCGCATCGCGGGCGACGGCCACCTTGCCGAGGAACGAGCCGGTTGCCGTTTCGCCGAGCACGGAGCGAACCACCTGGTTGCTGGTACCGCCGCGTTCAACATGGCGCACGTCCGTGACAATTTCGAGCGTCTGGTCTCCGGTCCCGAGGATCGCACCGCCAAGCTCGAAATGCGCGCCCTCGGCAAGCGTCACTTCTACAGCGATGCGGCCATAATCCGCGTCGATCGCCAGGCAATGGAGCGCAAAGCGTGCGTCTTTCTCAAGCCGGATGACGAGAGTTTCGACGGCCACATTCGGTTCGCCGGGCGCCAGCACCAGCTGGCGATTGGCGCTCTCGCCAGCAGCAACGACAATGTCTTCGCGCGTGCCAGCGATATCCGGCCATACCGGCGCGAGCGCATCGATATCGCTATAGCGCCAGGCCTCGTCGCGACGGGTTGGAAGGGGAAGAGTATCGCTCATGCCGCTTCCGCAATCGCCTCATAGCCCTGCTCTTCGAGCACCAGTGCCAGCTCCGCACCGCCGGTCTTCACGATCCGGCCATCGGCCAGCACATGGACAAAATCCGGTTTCACGACATCAAGCAGACGCTGATAATGGGTGATCAACAGCACCGCCTTATCGGCCTGCCGCATGATCGTGTTGATGCCTTCGCCGACCGTGCGCAGCGCATCGATATCGAGACCGCTATCGGTTTCGTCGAGGATCGCGAGCGTCGGATCGATGATACCCATCTGGACCATCTCGTTGCGCTTCTTCTCGCCGCCGGAAAAGCCAACATTGACGGCGCGCTTCAGCATCTCGGCGTTCATTTTGAGCGAGGCGGCCTGGGCACGGGCGAGTTTCAGGAAGTCAGCGCCCGAGAGCTCCTCTTCACCGCGCGCCGTGCGCTGGGCATTGAGCGCTGTGCGCAGGAACTGGACATTGGACACGCCGGGAATTTCGACCGGATATTGGAAGCCCAGGAACAGTCCGGCGGCGGCGCGTTCATGCGGATCCATATCGAGCAGGTCTTCGCCCTTGTAGCTCACCGATCCAGCCGTGACTTCATAGCCGTCCCGGCCGCCCAGCACATAAGCGAGCGTGGATTTGCCAGCACCATTGGGTCCCATGATCGCATGGATTTCGCCCGCACCGATTTCGAGGCTCAGGCCCTTCAAAATGGGCGTCCCGCCAATTTCGGCGTGGAGATTGTCTATCTTAAGCATTGGGTTCCGTTTCATCTGCGGCAGCTTCGCCATCATCATTGTCAGGGGTATCGGGAGCATCGCTGTCCGGCGATTCTTCGTCTGCGCCCTCGGTATCTTCTGCCGCTTCGGCTGCTTCCAATGCTTCATCAGCGGCGGCTTCTGCTTCCCGCGTTTCGCGCGCGGCACTCGCTTCTTCGACGATCAGATGCGCGAGCGCGGCATCAGACTGGGCGACCAAACGTTCGGCGCTTGCCCGGATCGTCGCTTCGGGCGCATCGGGATAGCGGGGCAGCATGCTGAAATAGAAGGCGTTCACATAGGCTGCGCGTTGGCCCGAGCAGCGCAGCAAGGCTTCATCACCAATCACATTGAGCGAGAAACCGGTTTCTTCGAGCTCGACGCCTGCTTCCGTCGCGCAGTTCGAATAGCCGTTGAAAGCGAGCGTCAGGTCGGACGGCGTTGGCGGCTCTTCTTCCTCTGCCGCCTCTTCGTCGTTCGCCTCGTCGTCTTCGGTGGCTTCATCCTCGCCAGCTTCGTCTTCGTCCGAAGTTTCGGCCTCGTCATCCGATGCGTCGCCCTCAGGCGCGGTATTGTCCTCAGCCGCCTCTTCTTCGTCCGCGAACAGGGAATCGATAACGTCGAGATCGACGTCCCCATCGGTCTGCTCCTGAGCCACCAGCGCGGCCGGCGACGCCAACAACAGGCAGGCGGCGAATGGCGTAAGATGCTTGGTCATCCGACACTCCCTTCCAGGCTGATACCCAGCAGTTTCTGCGCTTCGACGGCAAATTCCATCGGCAGCTGTTTGAGCACGTCCTTGGCAAATCCATTGACGATCAACGCCACCGCTTCTTCTTCGTCGAGGCCGCGCTGTTGGGCATAGAACATCTGGTCGTCCGAAATCTTCGAGGTCGTTGCCTCATGCTCGATCTGCGCGGTCGGGTTCTTCACCTCGATATACGGGACCGTGTGCGCGCCGCATTGATCACCGAGCAACAGGCTGTCGCACTGGGTGAAGTTGCGCACGCCTTCAGCCTTGGGACCAACGCGGACGAGACCGCGATAGGTGTTGTCCGATTTACCCGCGCTGATGCCTTTCGAGATAATCGTTGAGCGGGTGCCCGGCGCATTATGGATCATCTTGGTGCCGGTATCGGCCTGCTGGTAATTATTGGTGAGCGCGACCGAATAGAATTCGCCAACGCTGTTTTCGCCATTCAGCACACAGCTCGGATATTTCCAGGTGATCGCGCTACCTGTCTCAACCTGAGTCCAGCTGATCTTCGAATTCTTGCCCTGGCACAGGCCCCGCTTGGTGACGAAATTATAGATCCCGCCCTTGCCTTCGGCATCGCCCGGATACCAATTCTGGACGGTAGAATATTTGATCTCGGCATCGTCGAGCGCAACCAGCTCAACAACGGCGGCATGGAGCTGATTCTCGTCACGCATCGGCGCGGTGCAGCCTTCGAGATAGGAGACATAGCTCCCCTTCTCGGCAATGATCAGGGTCCGTTCGAACTGGCCGGTATTTTCCGCGTTGATCCGGAAATAGGTCGACAATTCCATCGGGCAGCGCACGCCTTCTGGGATGTAGACAAAGGTGCCATCGGAAAAGACCGCCGAGTTGAGCGCGGCGAAATAATTGTCATGGACTGGCACGACCTTGGCGAGCCATTTCTTGACGAGCTCTGGATGCTCCCGGATCGCTTCGGAAATCGACAGGAAGATAACGCCCGCCTTGGAGAGTTCCTCGCGAAAGGTGGTGGCAACGCTGACGCTATCGAACACCGCATCAACGGCCACTTTGCGTGCGCCCTCCACACCGGCGAGAACTTTCTGTTCCTCGATCGGAATGCCGAGCTTTTCATAGACCCGGAGAATCTCGGGATCGACTTCATCCAGGCTGTTGAGCTTTGGCTTCGCCTTGGGCTCGGCGTAATAATAGGCATCCTGATAATCGATCGGCGGGATGTTGAGCTTGGCCCAATCCGGGCTCTCCATTTCCTGCCAGCGCCGGAACGCCTTGAGCCGCCACTCGAGCATCCATTCCGGCTCGTCCTTCTTCGCCGAAATGAACCGGACGGTATCTTCATTGAGTCCCTTGGGCGCAAAATCCTGTTCGATGTCGGACGAGAAACCCCATTCATAGGTCTCCGCCTTTTTCGCCGCCTCAAAGGCTTCTTCGTTACGGACTTTCGCTTCGTCGGTCATGCGGTGGCGCTTTCAATAGCGGAAACGGGTTCGGAATGGGCAAGGGTCGCAAGGCTGACATCGGCCAGCGCATCGCGGATGACTGTATTGACGATCGCCCAATGCGGTTTGACCTGGCAGGAGGCTTCGAGAGCGCAATCCTGCTTCCCATGCTCGACACAGGCAGTCATGGCGATCGGGCCTTCAACCGTCTCGATGATATCGGCAAGGCTAATCGCGGCCGCCGGACGAGCAAGCTGGATACCGCCGCCTGCACCGCGGATCGATTTCAGCAATCCACCGCGCGACAAAAGGCTCACCAGTTTCTGGGTTGTGGGCAGCGGAATGCCGGTTTCTTCGGCGAGCTGGGTCGCGCTCGTACGGGCGCCCCCGCAATGCTGTGCGGCCGCCTGCATCGTCACAACTGCATAATCTGCCATGCTCGACAGGCGCATAATGAGATCCTTAATCGGACTGATTCGGTCTGATTAAGGCGATTTGGGCGGTCAGCCGCCGAAAATCAAGCTTTTAGTGGCAAATTTTCGCCTATGTGTCGGAGATTATCTTGCTGACCTTGCCTTCAAGCTTTTTCCGGCCTTTGAGCACTTCAGCGGTCAGTGTCTCGGGCTCGTTGCTCATCTTACCCGGGGTTACGCCAGTGAACTCCTTGATCTCGCGGATAAGGTGAGATTGGTCGTAAAAAGCGTCTTCGACAGGCTCGTCCGCATCGCCATCCTTGCGCACCAGCAATGCGGCAGCTCGCAGTGCGCGATATTTTCGCGCGAGGAATTTGGGCGAGGCGCCATAGAAACGCTTCGTCATACGTTCGACCTGACGTTTCGACAGACCTGTCTGTTCGATCAGATCGTTGATGTTCGGATCAGGGCTGCTCGCCAGCCATTCATCGACCAGCCGCGTGAACCAGATTGGTGAGGATTCAGCGTCCTTGAGCAACTCGCGTGCAAAAGCTTCGCCAATCTCCACTTTCTCGGCCATGGTTTCAGCCGCGAGTAGCGCAGCATGGGTTTCCATCACCCCATCACCGAAAACCGAGACCGCATCTATGAGTCTATTCGTGTGTTTCTCGGCATCGGCACCCATCAGGCCACCCCAGCCGGCGGGTTGCAATCCAATTCCGAACAATTCGAGCGGGCCGGTGATATGGCCGATCGAAGGTCCGGTCGTCGGGCCAATGATGATCACCGGGGAGGCGTCCATATAGACGCCATCGTGAAATTCATATCCGCCCGAGCCCTGCAGTACGAAACGTATCTGGGCGCGATCGGCACGTTCGGTTTGTTTATGGTCTTCGATATCCGCAGCGAACAGGTAGAAGGTCGACACCAGCTCCTGAAGGTCGTCTGGCGGCGGTGCGAATTCCAATGAAAATTTCGACAGATCAGTCAAACAGTCGGCGCCCCAAGGATGTTTATTTTTTTGTTCTGAAACAGGGGTTAGCGCAACTTAATGACAAAAAAAAGCGGCCCGCGACAGTTTCCTGCCGGAGCCGCTAGTTTAAGCACCCCCACATGGGGGTCCTTCGGGTCGCAGATCCTGTCTAGGCCAGCATTATGCGGGCGTATTGGACAGAAGCGACACGCGGGACATTATCCTCCAGATTGGACAGATTCGATCCAGGCATTGACCTGTTCTTCGAGAATATCGAGAGGCACCGGGCCGGGCGCCAGCACCGAATCATGGAATCCCCGCCAATCGAAATCATCGCCCAGCGTATCCATCGCATTCTGCCGAAGCTCCATGATCCGAAGCTTCCCGATCATATAGGCCGTCGCCTGGCCCGGATAGACGATATAGCGTTCAATCGCCTTGCGAATATCACCCTCGGGATTTGGTGTGTTCTCCTGCAGATAGGCAATCGCATCTTCGCGCGACCAGCGCATGTGATGGATGCCGGTATCGACGACGAGCCGGCAGGCGCGCCAAAGCTCCATACCCAATCGACCGAAATCGGAATAGGGATCGGTATATCCACCCATATCCTTGCCAAGCTCTTCCGCGTAGAGCCCCCAGCCTTCGGTAT from Parasphingopyxis sp. CP4 harbors:
- a CDS encoding iron-sulfur cluster assembly accessory protein: MATTIREIPAALTLTDSANTRIANLLAKAPEGTIGVKLSTPQRGCSGLAYSVDYISEADPMDEKIVTPGGDFYVDAASVLYLIGSTMDWKEDDFTAGFVFDNPNATGSCGCGESFTV
- a CDS encoding SufD family Fe-S cluster assembly protein, translating into MSDTLPLPTRRDEAWRYSDIDALAPVWPDIAGTREDIVVAAGESANRQLVLAPGEPNVAVETLVIRLEKDARFALHCLAIDADYGRIAVEVTLAEGAHFELGGAILGTGDQTLEIVTDVRHVERGGTSNQVVRSVLGETATGSFLGKVAVARDAQKIDASQSVKAMLLDRTATANAKPELEIFADDVKCAHGATVGELDKQALFYLASRGLPPAEARKLMLQAFIADAFVSLDDEAAHDAIEAKALAVLEAIT
- the dapD gene encoding 2,3,4,5-tetrahydropyridine-2,6-dicarboxylate N-succinyltransferase; this encodes MSKQLEQTIEKGWERRESVGPDTGGELREAVEAALAMLDNGEARVATRAGSEGWVVHQWLKKAVLLSFRLNDMQLIEGSNGGGHWWDKVPSKFNDWDADQFREAGFRAVPGSIVRKGAHIGKDVVLMPSFVNIGAHVGDGTMVDTWASVGSCAQVGAHCHISAGAGIGGVLEPLQANPTIIEDNCFIGARSEVVEGVIVEEGSVLGMGVFITASTKIIDRYTGEVFTGRVPAYSVVVSGSTPNRETVDGALAPSLYCAVIIKRVDERTRSKTSVNELLRG
- the sufC gene encoding Fe-S cluster assembly ATPase SufC gives rise to the protein MLKIDNLHAEIGGTPILKGLSLEIGAGEIHAIMGPNGAGKSTLAYVLGGRDGYEVTAGSVSYKGEDLLDMDPHERAAAGLFLGFQYPVEIPGVSNVQFLRTALNAQRTARGEEELSGADFLKLARAQAASLKMNAEMLKRAVNVGFSGGEKKRNEMVQMGIIDPTLAILDETDSGLDIDALRTVGEGINTIMRQADKAVLLITHYQRLLDVVKPDFVHVLADGRIVKTGGAELALVLEEQGYEAIAEAA
- a CDS encoding SUF system Fe-S cluster assembly regulator; the protein is MRLSSMADYAVVTMQAAAQHCGGARTSATQLAEETGIPLPTTQKLVSLLSRGGLLKSIRGAGGGIQLARPAAAISLADIIETVEGPIAMTACVEHGKQDCALEASCQVKPHWAIVNTVIRDALADVSLATLAHSEPVSAIESATA
- a CDS encoding SUF system Fe-S cluster assembly protein; translation: MNEERKISVEEVDAVDKPAKARVDHVEDAKGNEDGADAVKTTVVAPSPYEAESDAAKLNRKKDYLEGFLAGQPKEEPSSSGDLRDDIIAAIKEIYDPEIPVNIYDLGLIYGVEVSDNAEAFVSMTLTTPHCPVAETMPGEVELRVGSVPGVGHAEVNLVWDPPWDPSKMTDEAKLELGML
- a CDS encoding helix-turn-helix domain-containing protein, which gives rise to MTDLSKFSLEFAPPPDDLQELVSTFYLFAADIEDHKQTERADRAQIRFVLQGSGGYEFHDGVYMDASPVIIIGPTTGPSIGHITGPLELFGIGLQPAGWGGLMGADAEKHTNRLIDAVSVFGDGVMETHAALLAAETMAEKVEIGEAFARELLKDAESSPIWFTRLVDEWLASSPDPNINDLIEQTGLSKRQVERMTKRFYGASPKFLARKYRALRAAALLVRKDGDADEPVEDAFYDQSHLIREIKEFTGVTPGKMSNEPETLTAEVLKGRKKLEGKVSKIISDT
- the sufB gene encoding Fe-S cluster assembly protein SufB, producing MTDEAKVRNEEAFEAAKKAETYEWGFSSDIEQDFAPKGLNEDTVRFISAKKDEPEWMLEWRLKAFRRWQEMESPDWAKLNIPPIDYQDAYYYAEPKAKPKLNSLDEVDPEILRVYEKLGIPIEEQKVLAGVEGARKVAVDAVFDSVSVATTFREELSKAGVIFLSISEAIREHPELVKKWLAKVVPVHDNYFAALNSAVFSDGTFVYIPEGVRCPMELSTYFRINAENTGQFERTLIIAEKGSYVSYLEGCTAPMRDENQLHAAVVELVALDDAEIKYSTVQNWYPGDAEGKGGIYNFVTKRGLCQGKNSKISWTQVETGSAITWKYPSCVLNGENSVGEFYSVALTNNYQQADTGTKMIHNAPGTRSTIISKGISAGKSDNTYRGLVRVGPKAEGVRNFTQCDSLLLGDQCGAHTVPYIEVKNPTAQIEHEATTSKISDDQMFYAQQRGLDEEEAVALIVNGFAKDVLKQLPMEFAVEAQKLLGISLEGSVG
- a CDS encoding pyrimidine 5'-nucleotidase; translation: MVPHLSHIDHWIFDLDNTLYPASARLFDQIDVKMGDYISGLLDVDRVEARRIQKHFFHSHGTTLSGLMEAHDVEPGHFLDYVHDIDLEVIDEDRALVKAIGELPGRKFVFTNGDGPYARRVLDRLGLGASFEAIHDIHACDYVPKPQRSGYDAMCHTFNIKPDRALFVEDMARNLRPAKAMGMVTVWVNNGSESGSHEHDDEYIDYEIAAVTPWLSELVEAA
- a CDS encoding aminotransferase class V-fold PLP-dependent enzyme, yielding MMPASLPHDIRADFPGIGDGWRYLDTAATAQKPQAVIDAINSGYGEKYATVHRGVYSRSADMTLAYEAARRRVGEFIGAASDSEIVFTRGATEAINLVAHSWGNQNLGPGDRIMLSELEHHSNIVPWQLLAERVGAEIDVAPLTEDGRIDLDAMADMLTAHHKLVALAHVSNVLGSHLDVARAAQLAHAVGAKLLIDGCQAVPRMSVDVQALDCDFYVFSAHKLYGPTGIGALWARSEILAGMPPWEGGGSMIDKVSFSGTTYAPAPQRFEAGTPHIVGALGLHAAIDYVTNLGLDAIHARETELVAETRDALSQINSVRLYGPDDAAGIVSFGIEGVHPHDIGTILDEEGVAIRAGHHCAQPLMAYLGVDATARASFGVYNNSDDVTALVKGIERVTRIFG
- a CDS encoding cytochrome P450, which gives rise to MTHKFDLQSVAFMRDPFPTLAALRDTGSVIEIKVPLMGRVWLATSHAAVTDMLKGADLFASDGRNVPGGKSTVPRWMPKNLRLLGENMLMMDDPDHRRLRKLVDAPFLARSITAYRPQIATLADGLLDRMEAEGNRDIVNGYVRALPLLVICEMLGLGGDDKQQFMDWTDQMTRSVGIWTILRTMPALGRMIRYIRSEIAAARNGEREGLLVDLVNAEADGDRMSEDELVAMVAILFFAGHETTTHLVSTGIATLCAHPDQLAALQADWSLAAPAVEELMRYNSPVQMTKPRIVRADIDFHGAQLKRGDRIMACLASANSDPAVFEDPEVFDIWRERPQRHAGFGGGIHLCLGLHLARAEGQIALERLFRRWPDLRVPQPIADRDWIPRLGLHGYRSLPIEMEMPAQREAA
- a CDS encoding TlpA disulfide reductase family protein is translated as MRLVIVLLLGFAPLLAACDRQSSEASQEALSAPGMNGAPPASHGGSQEMGRVSIEYRGQPAPDLSFSDPNGRSISFAELEGQPLLVNLWATWCPPCIAEMPTLDALAAREAGALRVMTISEDLQGAEVVTPFFAENDFAELEQWLDPDNAMMAALALDTLPVTILYDAEGRELFRVIGGMDWAGERADTLISGAIGEE